One region of Juglans microcarpa x Juglans regia isolate MS1-56 chromosome 7S, Jm3101_v1.0, whole genome shotgun sequence genomic DNA includes:
- the LOC121240657 gene encoding protein yippee-like At4g27740, which translates to MGRLYLIEYDQTPDKRFYLCRSCQTHIASAQDFLSSTLVNIFFEKVVNVVIDDPVHYWRDLKDRTVANVLCIKCNILFGRKYVEVEEPTLEIREGTIRMEQKKLLFWNGKVLVDELPIPQSEAFV; encoded by the exons ATGGGGAGGCTCTATCTCATTGAATACGATCAAACTCCTGATAAGAGGTTCTACTTGTGCCGTTCATGCCAAACGCACATTGCATCGGCCCAAGATTTTCTTTCTAGT ACTCTTGTGAACATCTTCTTCGAAAAAGT TGTCAATGTGGTGATTGATGATCCAGTACATTATTGGAGAGATTTGAAGGATAGAACAGTGGCAAATGTCCTTTGTATCAAATGCAACATACTTTTCGGAAGAAAATAT GTTGAAGTTGAAGAACCCACCCTGGAAATAAGGGAAGGAACAATTCGAATGGAACA AAAAAAGCTCCTGTTTTGGAATGGAAAAGTGCTAGTTGATGAACTCCCAATCCCACAATCCGAAGCCTTCGTCTAG